The Bacteroidia bacterium genomic sequence GCAGAATTAGCATTTAAACTTTATCCAAATCCTGTAACAAATAACCGGTTTACCATACAAGCAACGCAAAGCGGTACATATTTCTTAAACGATATGCAAGGCAGAACTATACAACAAGGCACCATAGTAATTGGCGAAAACAACATTAACATACCAAGCCTGCAAGCTGGTATCTATGTTGTAAAAATCAACAACAAAATTTTTAAGTTGGTGGTAGAATAAAAAATACAAGGCAATTACATAAAACACCAACAACCGATGTTAGAGAACCTTTTCTCTTACAGCGGTTGTTGTTTTGGAAGGTATCATGCCTTAAAACCTGTTGTTATGTAATAAGACGAAAATTATTTGATTAAATTGAAATGAGATTCCACTATCTGAATCTTTTTCATATTATGAGTTTAATTCAGATTGTATAATCCGCAAAACACACTGCTTAGAAACTAGCTCATGACTTTGGAACGGATAAAATCAATAATTTCATCCATTGAAGTTCCGGGCGGAAATAGACGGGCTACACCTTGTTTGTTCAGTTCTTTTGCATCATCATCAGGAATGATACCACCTCCAATCAGTAAAACATCTTCCATTTCATTTTCTTTCATCAATTCAATGAGTCGAGGAAATACTGTGTTGTGCGCGCCTGAAAGAATGCTGACTCCAATCACGTCCACATCTTCTTGTAGGGCAGCCTGTACAACCATTTCGGGAGTGTGTCTCAGCCCTGTGTAGATTACCTCCATGCCGGCATCGCGCAAGGCAGTTGCAATCACTTTTGCACCTCGGTCATGGCCGTCTAAACCTATTTTCGCGATTAATACTCTTATTTGTTTACTCATGATTGTTTAATCTTATGATTGGGTAGCAGGATGAATGTTTGCGATTGCCCAATTGAGCCTGTTAATTACAGTGTCTTTTCCAAGTAATTCCAGCATCTCAAATAGGGGAGGTCCTCCGGCTTGTCCGCTCACAGCTACTCGTAATGGTTGAAGCATTGAACCGGGATTAAGATCGTTTCTTTCTGCAAATGAGTGAAAGTTTGATTCTATCTGTTGTGCCTT encodes the following:
- a CDS encoding cobalamin B12-binding domain-containing protein, whose amino-acid sequence is MSKQIRVLIAKIGLDGHDRGAKVIATALRDAGMEVIYTGLRHTPEMVVQAALQEDVDVIGVSILSGAHNTVFPRLIELMKENEMEDVLLIGGGIIPDDDAKELNKQGVARLFPPGTSMDEIIDFIRSKVMS